A stretch of Megalobrama amblycephala isolate DHTTF-2021 linkage group LG14, ASM1881202v1, whole genome shotgun sequence DNA encodes these proteins:
- the LOC125245324 gene encoding zinc finger protein OZF-like, which produces MEEKDHDETQSTQIEKTSRQRAKKTGNKKKFTCQQCGKSFDQRGNLKVHMRLHTGEKPHTCNQCGKSFNEKGNLKKHMRIHTGEKPYTCQLCGKSFAQKGKIKIHMRIHTGESSLTCQLCGKYFSEKENLRTHMRIHTDSLTCKQCGKIFTQTGNLKNHMRIHNAHNSFTCQQCGKGFTQKANLKAHMRIHTGEKPFTCQQCGKSFSEKGHLNKHMRIHSGEKPFTCKLCGKCFSQELILRYHMNAHTGKKPFVCSQCGKSFIHKVELETHMRVHTGEKPFKCDQCKKSFRGQINLNRHVMRMHTRENCFQCRQCGKRIRGINRFNDHLKTHSGKKSFMCQHCGKYFINEGKLKTHLRFRNGKRPLGCVKREKSFTHKRDMKRHLRIPSGEKNLKCDQCKKKFPSPLHLKIHLRSHKDFRPYSCSSCGKTFKWLYNLKWHQKIRICLKYRLRSRRR; this is translated from the coding sequence ATGGAAGAGAAAGATCATGATGAAACACAGTCTACACAGATTGAAAAGACATCACGACAAAGAGCTAAAAAGACaggaaataaaaagaaattcaCCTgtcaacaatgtggaaagagttttgatCAGCGTGGAAACCTTAAAGTTCACATGAgacttcacactggagagaagcctcaCACCTGCAaccaatgtggaaagagtttcaatgaaaaaggaaaccttaaaaagcacatgaggattcacactggagagaagccttacacctgtcaactatgtggaaaaagttttgctcaaaaaggaaaaattaaaatccacatgagaattcacactggagagagctcTCTTACCTGCCAACTGTGTGGAAAGTATTTCAGTGAAAAGGAAAACCTTCGaacccacatgagaattcacacagACTCTCTCACCTgcaaacagtgtggaaagatTTTCACTCAAACAGGAAACCTTAAaaaccacatgagaattcacaatgCACATAACTCTTTCACctgtcaacagtgtggaaagggTTTCACTCAAAAAGCAAACCTAAaagcccacatgagaattcacactggagaaaagcctttcacctgccaacagtgtggaaagagtttcagtgaaAAGGGACATCTTAACAAGCACATGAGGATTCACAGTGGAGAGAAACCTTTTACTTGCAAACTCTGCGGGAAGTGCTTCTCACAGGAGCTTATCCTTAGGTATCACATGAACGCTCACACTGGAAAAAAGCCATTCGTATGTagtcaatgtggaaagagtttcatacATAAAGTGGAGCTTGAGacccacatgagagttcacactggagagaagccgttcaaaTGTGATCAGTGTAAAAAAAGTTTCAGAGGTCAAATAAACCTTAATAGGCATGTGATGAGGATGCACACAAGAGAGAACTGTTTTCAATGTCGTCAGTGCGGAAAAAGAATCAGAGGCATTAATCGTTTCAATGATCATTTAAAAACTCACTCTGGAAAGAAGTCTTTCATGTGCCAACACTGTGGAAAGTATTTTATAAATGAAGGAAAGCTTAAAACTCACTTGAGATTTCGCAATGGAAAAAGGCCTTTGGGATGTGTTAAGCGTGAGAAAAGTTTCACACATAAGAGAGACATGAAACGACATTTGCGAATTCCCTCTGGAGAAAAAAATTTGAAGTGTGATCAGTGTAAGAAAAAATTTCCTTCACCATTACACTTAAAGATACACCTGAGAAGTCACAAAGATTTCAGGCCCTATTCATGTTCATCGTGTGGAAAGACTTTCAAATGGctctacaatttaaaatggcaCCAGAAAATACGTATCTGTTTGAAATACCGGCTGCGTTCACGCCGCAGATGA